In Vigna angularis cultivar LongXiaoDou No.4 chromosome 8, ASM1680809v1, whole genome shotgun sequence, the DNA window gtggttttctccaattgaggtgaggtgcataacccatgctgtcaactttgacctttgctgactattttaatcataacttttttcacagacctccaaatgatgtgattctttttttattagaaagtagactcaaaaatctttccaatgactactaatttataatttttggacatctgagtaggtgcagttaattccttaaagttaacgttttatatatttctaccacctctcatctttgctggttgttttgctcataactttctccaccaaacttcaaatgagttgatttttgttttgttggaaaactgtatgagtctagattccaacaaaacaagaatcaagtcatttggagtttggtggagaaagttaagaacaaaacagGTAGCAAAGGTCAAAAAAACAGAGTTGGGGTGCaatgttcatctagctggggagtaccgttgaagtttctgtacaaattaccctttttcctctggtatcgattaccagaggaaaaagagtaatttgtacagaaacttcaacggtactccccagctagatgaacactgctccccaaAAAAAGGTTTCAATATATATGGTCGAACAACACTGGAAGAAAACGTATGGTACtctatcaaaattgaaattttatttatataatatattatcaatacATATTACCCAACATTTATAATCATAATCTTTTGTTTACAAAAAACATGTACAAGGCTCGTACAATGTAAATATCTAGGCAACTAATCAACATATAATTGAAAACCTATAAAATCCTAAGTGTTGCAGCACTTGTTCTCTTCACACGTTGTCATTGTCTAGAATCCAgtccatatatatttttgtctaaatACTTGCAACTGCTCCTGAAATCAACACAAgtcactttaaaaaattaacacaataCCAAAATCATCTAGTCTTTTAACAAAGTTACTGATACTTACATTGTTGTAATCAAGCATACTTTTCTCATTGTAATTGAGAACATCATCCCACAgttcaattttttaacaacataCCAAAAAATAACTCAAGGTTTTGTGCTTGGGAAatgcaaaaaaacaaaaaaaagtataacaCACCTACTAGTTAATCACatcaacaaattatatttgaaacatCTATTATCAAACATCAACAAATCATATGTTTGATGAGCATAATACCTAATGTTCTCAATCACCAAGGCTCctaataaattagttattacaAAAGTCTATAAAAAAGAGTACATACTTTACCTTGCTCTGGCGAAACAAATATCTCAAATCAAGAACCAAAAAATTGGGGTGCAAAAATTCCAAATATGTAAATAtagagaaataattaaaaaaataatataattttccaaAAGCAGAAAGAACTAACAGATATAAAGATTACTAACACAATTGATAATTTCAATACCCCAACCAAGAAACCAATAGACAACAACTTACCCCAAGAAAAGGCCATGTTAAGAGAAACTTTATTCCAACCGACGAAGGAACAATAGCACGAGCGAGAAAACGAAAGCTTTGGAGAAATGACGCCAACGGTGGACCCAAGCGATACAAAGACAACACTTCAATGGCGGACAGAGAGAGACGACTTCCTCCGAAAACAACGGTGGACCCAAGCAACGAACGAACAACAGTGGATAAACACAGCATTTCGATGGCGGAGATTCGAATGAGGAATGTCGAAGGCGGTGAGAGAGTTTCGAAGAGAGGAATATGTTTTTCTTCTGAATATTGTTTCAGAAAGTGAAAGGTACCAAAATATTTCTGAACATTCTTTCCAAAGATGCCCTCGAAGACAAAatgaaacttttaaaaaaatttgataaaaacaaCCAATGATAATGTGACACGTATCGTTGTCAAATTATTGTGAAAAATATGTTGTCCAAGaaaccttttcctttctttattgTCCACAAGTCTGAGAAAAGGTGAAATATATAAAGGAAAGGATGCGAGACTCAGAATAGGATTCACATTCAGGAAGGAGAGAAGAAACCCAACATAAAAAATCAGGTCTTTCTCCGATTCTGTGTCTTTTTCAGCTTtcattttcacttattttaatttttaggtaCCACAATTCTTTTCGTACTTGCGTTGAATTCAAATATCCTCGTATTCCATTTCAGAAAACACTGTACTTTGGTTGAGATGAATGTGAAAATGCACGTGTTGATATCATTTGCCTCTTTGCTTTTTAGCATTTATCCAGTTGATTATGGTGAAAGCTTTGTCATTGTTCAAAGGGGTTTCTAGAATGTTCCGTGGATTTGTCTAACCAATGTAATGCTGTAAATTCTGTGGATATTGAAGGGTTGGATTTGGTGTATTTTTGGTTTTCTATGAAGATTCATTTTTTCGTTTTCTGTAATATCGCGGTCAtggtttttttttacttctgtTGGGAACCCTTATGCTTAATTTCGTGTGAAATTTCAgtaattatcaattttatggCTCTTGCACTCAAGTCGAGTTGCTTCTTGCAATTGAAGAAACCTGAGGTCGGTTTCCATGTTTGTTTTTCCTCTAAGAAGGCTTTAGTCTCTGTGAAGAGATACACTCCAGTGGCTGCTATGAGGACCATGGAAGTTCCGGGACTCTCTGAAACATTCACCAGACtgaaaaaagaaggaaaagttaGTAGTTATTTTTCCAGTTTTATGGGTTCCATGCTGGTCATGTTTACTATAGTATCACATTTCAACTTGATTCCATTTTTTATGCCTTTTCAAATCAATGATTTTTATCTGCCTGATTATAAAGATGGAATGGTGTTGGTATTTGTGATTATAGTTGTATGTTGTTGGTTACTTTTAGTACCGTAACAAGTTTACTACTGCAAAGAGATATGAGTCTGAGAGCTATTCTTGACTGCCAAATGAATATTTTCTAATAAGTATGTTTGTGTCAAGGTGGCTTTTATACCGTATATTACAGCCGGTGATCCTGACCTTTCAACCACAGCAGAAGCACTGAAAGTGCTTGATTCATGCGGGTCTGACATAATTGAGCTAGGTGTTCCATATTCTGATCCCTTGGCAGATGGTCCTGTTATCCAGGTTTGACGTTTTccattttttgttgttcttgTGATACTTATACTACCTGACTCTCAAACTGAAGCATCTTTCTCTTCAGGCTGCTGCTACAAGATCTCTTGCAAAGGGGACCAATTTCAATGCAATCATTTCTATGTTGAAGGAGGTAATTGTGCAACTCCTTGCCGTTAATTAGTTATCATGTCAACAGCTAATGATTTAGCAATTAATTTCATTGCTTCAATTAACTACTTAGCAGTACAAACAACCAATGTTGGTAGATTGTTATGAAATTTGAACGAGTGAGGCCTATCCATCCTATATCCCTTTTCTTACTTGAAACCAGAACAGAAGAATAAACTTGAACGACTTGTACTGATTCAATTCACTTAAGCAATACTTTATTGTACCTTGATATATAGATACTGGATGTAACGGGAAATAGGAAATAATATCCCTAAATCTAGGATATATGATACAGATATCTAATTTCCTATGATACACTAAACTTCCCAAAATTTGAACCTTTGGAGAGACCTTGTTAAAACAATTATTCCTCTTTATAAGGATTCAGAAACCATTTCTTAGCTTCCTGAACTGATGGTTCTTTGCCATGATCGATTTGGCAGGTTGTTCCGGAATTGTCATGTCCAATTGCACTGTTTACATATTACAATCCAATACTGAAGCGTGGTACTGAGAAATTTATGTCTATTCTAAGAGAAACTGGCGTACATGGTACGAGTCAACACAAGTAATGATTTGCCAAAGTTTTACATTATGCGATGCTTCACTAGGGTCTAATTTTCGTATTAGTTCTATGATAATTCAATATTGTAAAATGCATAGACAAAATGAGGGAGCAGTTCCAATTACATACACCATGTACTATTTAAAGTCTTTGGTTTCgttaatttacatatttatcaTTAAGAAAATGTCTCTTCACTCTCCTGTCCTGCCTACTCCTGGTTATAGCTTTTATGTCAGCTTCTTCgttcaaattgaaaattttaaaaaaatatcatgtttGCATTTTGTCTCTTTTTCCTGTGGTATGGTAATGAGAATGATATTCTTTTCTTTGCCGTATGTATGCTATGCAGGGCTTGTGGTCCCGGATGTCCCTCTGGAGGAGACGGagactttaagagtggaggctAAGAAAAATGGAATTGAACTGGTTGGTTACTGTTAAATGATCTCTTGCATTTATTTTGGATTTCAGATTAATATTCTTATACCATTGATCCCAATGATTGAAAACTAGTGGTGAATCTTTTTTGTACTATAAATATGAAATCCAGTTGTTAGTCACACCAAAGGAGACATGGTGGTTATTGTGGAGATATGAACTTTTGTAGTGATTAACGGCATTCCATTCTATTGTGTTATATATTTcgcaatattatatatatatatatatatatatttatatatatatatatatatgttagtaTATACTGGTTAACATTTTATAGTATATCtccttttaaattttgtttggataaatTAATCTTTGTGtgtttatatatgtaattgatTTGGTATATTTACTTCTTTGATATCGCTTAGGTACTCCTCACAACACCCACCACTCCAAAAGACCGAATGAAGGCCATTGTTGATGCAGCAGAAGGATTTGTGTACCTTGTATGAATTTCTTTCGACCTTATTTATTAACTTCTGTTTTTGGGCTATACTTCTTACTCTTCATATAACTCCATTATCTGCTTATTTGTGttctatatttttttccaaacaTTTTATTCATAGACTTGTGGATAATAAGTTAGCCATTCACCAACTGGTTACCTTCTTTAATATTACAAAGCAAATTTGATCCTGCTTTATGCCGGTGAAAtcagaataatttttaatttttctttttatgttgtttacATACATTTGGCATATTCCAAAATCTCGGGAACTATTATTGTTTCCTCCTCTTCAAAGAAACCAGTGTCAAGTGCAAAAGGCCAATGGTTTTATTTATTCCTCTGTTTATTAACTTTCTCTTTGCACTTCAAGTAGACAAAACTGTTGTTTGTAGTTGGTACAGTTGTCTTTTGACCTTCTGTGTTTGAAGGTAGCTTTTTGAAGTATTTACTAGGCTGGATCGGGACATTCTTTTCACAGTAGCCGATTGGAAATTGACACCAAACTTATTTTACGAAAGTTTGGTGTTATCTTGTGTTCATGCttgttttttgtaattaatttaggCTCATATTACTGCATATTGACAATTCCAAacatttgattttgatatattttgcgCCTAGAACTTGGTAAAGTCACCTTGATcccaaagttttgaaaactggATAGAAATATACTGTGATTGTGAAAACAGAAGATACCAGCATAATTACTTCAGTTCATCATCTGCTGGCAAATGTCATTAACCATttgttgatttaatttaggTGAGTTCGGTGGGGGTGACAGGAGCCCGATCATCAGTCAGTGGTAATGTTCAGTCTCTTCTGCAGGAAATCAAAGAGGTTTGTCTTTTTAATCTTGTTCTCAACTCTATTTGCATCTTGTATGATGTGGTGGATGTCTTCTAATCACTTCATGAAAGTTCAATTCTCTTTCCCTCCCTTTTTAGGCCCCTTTATCAGATCGATTATGATAAACACAATAGTCTACAATTCAACTTGGTCAATCTCAATATTTATACTTGTTTAATCCTTTTTTGTAATTGCAATTCAGGCAACAACTAAACCTGTGGCTGTTGGTTTTGGAATATCAAAGCCCGAGCATGTTAAACAGGTTATTTCTCAGTccatatgtatgtatgtttctACCTCTGGGAATTTGGTTAATAATGAATTATATACTTTGATACAGGTAGCAGGATGGGGAGCTGATGGTGTGATTGTTGGCAGTGCTATGGTGAAGGTGCTTGGAGAAGCCAAATCTCCTCAAGAGGGATTGAAAGAGCTGGAGGCTTTTGCCCGCTCCTTAAAGGAGGCACTTCCTTAACAATAAGCTCTAAGAGCTCAAACTTGTAGTAGTTATGCTCATCTATATATATTCGATTTGAATAAGAATGTGGTTCAATTTTTTGTTCTGATCATGATGTAGTGTATGAGCAAATTTTGTTCCTTTTCAATTATGATGAGATTTCGTAGTTACTGAAATAAATGTCCATATAAGCTTCTATGTAGTCTATGAGCTCGTTGACATcaccaaaatttatatttcctCATGATGTGCAAGCTTCTCCTCCAAATTGTTCTGTGTCAATTCCCTCCATATTTGGTTTTCCATGCTGAGACTCTTTACTCATTATATTGAATCAGGGAGAATTGATTTTACTAAATACTAGTCAAGTGAGCCGTGCGTATAcacgttttttttattaataattgtttttattatatatataaaaataataaagtagtgaaattatcatgtaatgatatatgataaaaattagtttgtattgttgtaattgttattattaaagtaACTGTATCGAATGTTCGTTTGGTTGAGTTTCTCTATCCGAACTCTCTGTATCGAATCTAGGTCGAGTTCTTCTAGATCGAGCTATTTCATCCAAGCTTCCCTAGGTCGAGGTATTCCAGGCTTAGCTCTCGTAGGTCGATTTGTAACTTTGTGATAATTTATAAGTGTgtgtattttgttttgttgaggagttcaaAAGGGCTGTGTGTGGAGTTGTGTTAGCATTCTACTTTTGCTTCTTTtcctttcataaaaaaaaatccttttttagtttcaattagtttttaaatttctagaattaggttatattttagtttttggataaaaaattgagttttctaaaaaataatttaaaaagttgtttttagtaGTGTTTTGATGTAGACAATATTTGTTcactttagaaaaataaaaattgaaaatattgcatgaataaggaaagaaaagcatgaaaaagtgaagaaatttgaCTGAATCAAGAAGaggaaacaaacaaataaattggaCCTTGtagtttttactatattttttaaaaagaaaagagctTTGAtagttcaaaaatatttataataaaatataatttttgaaaagtatatatttaagtattttatttgatatttttaaataattattttatttaactatatgAGTAAATATTAAGGAATAATGTGTTGTCAAACCTTTTCGAATCTAGAAAAAatcttcttaaatatttttaaatcttcatgacaatcaaatatatcttgagggtattggattatttagaagataattagAGGATATTAATCatcagaaaaaaattataacacagAAAAGCTTAAAATAACCCAAttcaatttctatataaagagactgAGGAAAACATATCAAGGGAGCTTAGGAACTCTTTGGGAGACCTAATTTCATCCTCTCTCTCCCATATTATTTCTACATTCAATAGAATGCTAAGCATTTGAGGTTAATTTTGCTGTAATTGCTTAATGAATTTTGTGACTAGAATCCAATAATTGAtttgttcttttgattattgttgtgatttatttttatgtatgtCTTTTGCTTTTTAGTTAAGTAAAAGTAATTACTTTTACATTGTAGCAAAGTTGGCATGGTGTgaaatctacataacatatgagttcaatgatttttaattttaattgagaatctatattgattaaatttagaaacttCAATTTGATTAAATGGGATTTTGCCAataattgataatgtactttgattaaaggtgaaaattttaacaagaattaatcaagaatatGCTTTGGTTAATTAGCTTTTTACTTGAAAaagaggtaaaagaataaacaCGATTAGACACAGTAATATTTGACTGAGAGTGtactttagttaaatttattattattaatttataaagttcttatttttaattaagaatgtactttggttaattataAGACAATAATTAATGTTCAATTCTTTTATTACAAATCAGGAATATTATTTCCAAATAAGGaatgatattttcattttttttattttttttttaattttatttatttatttcatttattattttattaattaatttttttacttattttgtttatctttatctttttatattaattttattttatttgattaatttttttataatttttagtagaattaatttattaagaatcaattttgtGTTGGTTGAAACACGATTTGTAATTGACTTTACCTTTTCTATTTTGACTTTcctagaaaaaaaatcatcGAATATGAGAttattgtagttttttttttcaccatatGATAACAATTGTAGTGTTAAGTATGATGAGGATTATCATAACTAACaccattattaataataatgataataggTGTGAATCCAAAGTTATCATAAAAGTTACAACTAATAAATGCAAATGCAAGTAGCACTAACAAATTTAAACTTCATAAAtgttcataaataaatataattaatgaaatacAATCACCTCATTCAATactcattaataaataaaaggttaaatcattttattagtATTCAGGAAAAcatttcaatttagtctttattttaaaaatttgatacaTGTCTTTTCTATTAGAGCGATACTAATATTGTTAAAGAGTTAAAGAATTTTCATGTGGTAGTTcgagtttttcttttaaatattttttaactatttttactttttataactgaaaaaaataaaaaaatttcacgaTTCAAATTGATGTTGTATTACGTGACATTGTTAGTTAGTGTGATGTGACAATATTTAACATCACATGTTATTAAAAGTATAACAATTCACAATgtatataacaaatatataaataaatgcagATAAATAGGTatggtaaaattgaattatacttaaaatttaatttttaagataatttttagaGTCTATCATAAGAAAATGATAtgttaacataatttttttgacACAATACatgtgtcattttttttaatttagagtATATTAATACAttaccaaataaataataaatcaatgaAAGATTGACAcgtgtatttataaaaatattataaaaaaatatgtatgagaatatctttttcttttatgacaataaaatatattgtttgtgGCATATATCATATTTATGCTATGTGAATACTTACAAATATCTAATCTCATGACAAAAGATACTTAATTATTGATAGAGGTATTTATACGTATGGTTACGAGAGTTGATGTAAAGGAAATTGGAGATCTTGTGAAAGAAAGAATCGAAGAATGATGGATTCAATCTCCAAAATGATGAGAATACTTTGTTGGTTGTTAATTCTTGCTTCGGAGTTGAGAAGAAGTGAAAGTAGTGATCAATTTCTGCCTCACAGTGTTGCTGTTAAAATAGCCAACATGTTAACACTAAAGCAGTTGACACTTCACTGCAGGGACAAGAATCATGATCTGGGTATTGCTACAATAAACGTTGGCGaatcatttgttttttatgttaatcCTAATTTCTTTTTGGATAAAACCTTGTACTACTGTCGTTTTATATGGAAAGATGCTAATCATCGTTTTGACATTTACGTACAACATAGGGATCATGTTTGTAACAATAATGTATGTTCTTGGCAGATATTTGAGAAGAGACCATGTGATGTTTCATTTGGAGTTCTAGTTCGTAAATGCTATGTGTGGCCAACAAATAATACTTTGTCTTCATAgtcatttataaatttatggagtttaaataatatatgatgttttatatatattgtgatTGTTCATTCTTCTCTTCTGTATTAATTGTTTACACATTCATTCGTAGTAATGATGATGTGTGAGctttttattagaaaatgaattttaagtgTAACTCAATTTCACGAAATCAGTTTATAAAGTGaagtttgtatttatttatatattataaattggatGTGACTTTCAACACTTCCGTAACTTTTGTTACATATTCATTTAGATTTCTGAAAAATCATAAATGGTAATCAATGAAGTGGACCCAACACGTTAACTTGGCTAATGTCATCATTCTAACCTATtacttattttgaaaagaaaaatatttttttgacaacattttttaataattcttttataatcgCTTATATGATAGTTTGTGATTGATCTGTTTCaaatatatgaattaataaaatagtgacacagtTTATTCTTTTACAATGAGTGACATTTGTACCTTCACCTAAACTCCATGTATTTATTCGGGAGGTGTTCTCCTTGTACCTATCAAATCTCAGGTTGCACCtctaaaataattgtattaCCTCTTCATGCACCGATGTATGTGAATGAATGATTCACTCACGATGAGTTTCCTTCTCACCAACCAATTAAATGACTTTGCGTATAGAGGTGTGGTCCGAGTGATGATCTCTATGTTGGTGTCGTGATAGTCTTGGTGGTGGTGTTGTCTTGTGTTGCTGAGATGGTGTAATTCGTTGAAAGGCAAACATTAAGTaagaattatgttttaaaactttaacCGCACTTCGAAACATGGTTAAGACCTTGTTGATGTTTAAAATCAGTTGAGGTCTAACTGTAATTTGAAGTACGATGATGTCTCAACTGACTTTTAGACACTAATAATCTCTTAATCGTGTTTTAAAGTGTCGTTAAAGCTTTGTCGACATTTGAAAGTCGGTTGAAACCTTGTCGTAATTTGAATTACGACTAGACATCAACTAGCTTCTGAACGCTAACGAGACCTTAACTATGTTTTGAAGTACGGTTGTATTTTGAATTTcactataattttattcttactTATTTTGGTCTTCAATTtgtgtgtttttcattttttaagttgttacgtgtttttctatttactttggttttgttgaatttgtatgcgtttttaatttcttttaaagttcattatgtatttttatatttactgttgttttttttatatattttacttttttagaattattttaatgttttatatttttgatattcttttattataatatgttaatgttttatatttataatttaaattgtaatatgttttggttgtattttatttattagttaattttgaATGTAAGTTAATGTTTTTAtgctttatttaatttataatatatttttgtttgttatttttgaaataagttatattgttttatgttatttttatttattaattaaatttatatatgtgtaaatgtttttaaaaattttatttagttaataataattttctttttatttaatttttaatatgttttaatgtttttaatttttcatataattttaaatacgtctaatttttttatttattatttaatttatgatatgtcgtatttattattcattata includes these proteins:
- the LOC108344742 gene encoding tryptophan synthase alpha chain, translated to MALALKSSCFLQLKKPEVGFHVCFSSKKALVSVKRYTPVAAMRTMEVPGLSETFTRLKKEGKVAFIPYITAGDPDLSTTAEALKVLDSCGSDIIELGVPYSDPLADGPVIQAAATRSLAKGTNFNAIISMLKEVVPELSCPIALFTYYNPILKRGTEKFMSILRETGVHGLVVPDVPLEETETLRVEAKKNGIELVLLTTPTTPKDRMKAIVDAAEGFVYLVSSVGVTGARSSVSGNVQSLLQEIKEATTKPVAVGFGISKPEHVKQVAGWGADGVIVGSAMVKVLGEAKSPQEGLKELEAFARSLKEALP